One Peterkaempfera bronchialis DNA window includes the following coding sequences:
- a CDS encoding S9 family peptidase, giving the protein MTPTLHTATPTLRRVSFTFAPDGSHAACLAASDGGGWYAESWRLDPAGGASVPTPLPLPGGRSENLHAQLVALPDGRVLVCRSEGEYHRPAVLGPFTEQPLGALRAPSLRLLPLPAPASARPGTPLAVALGSDARPVTTVWLVDADGGAPRQAAELPGLFGGGIWLDRDGRLLALDRIADGLVRTVVLDLADGSVSPLLEIAESSNDRLVLFDPDTRLTVVRSDAPGADRLGWGVLGDGQPLRFPECLHPSRALLRPIAVEPATDRAAAELRVAVQLDRGAGSTLAVWRPAGGGLDPLPIPPGRLGAVAHWSPAGLRLPYSAPDRPAALATLDVDALRAPSGFPAGWRLDSSAEPGDGGRWHPATTAELPGAAGPVEAVVYGGDGWATAPHLVVALHGGPADAWRLEFDPTLQRLAAQGLAVAAPNQRGSSGYGPDHATCLNGAWGGPDLEDVLALLADLAARRAALGLEPPALFGISYGAFLALLATCHAPAGQVARCAVVAPFLSGARLLAEASAPVRALIARLGGGDPIDDDRGPRDVLRLCHRIGAPLLMVHGDRDEVVPVGQSRLLRQQLLRVGRVEGRDFRYVEAAGSGHEVLAEGGAPVLRELLAAFLRTGRPA; this is encoded by the coding sequence ATGACCCCCACCCTCCACACCGCCACCCCCACCCTCCGCCGGGTCTCCTTCACCTTCGCCCCCGACGGCTCCCACGCCGCCTGCCTGGCCGCCTCCGACGGCGGCGGCTGGTACGCGGAGAGCTGGCGGCTGGACCCGGCCGGAGGCGCCTCCGTGCCGACCCCGCTGCCCCTGCCCGGCGGCCGGTCGGAGAACCTGCACGCCCAGCTGGTGGCACTGCCGGACGGCCGCGTACTGGTCTGCCGCAGCGAGGGCGAGTACCACCGGCCGGCCGTGCTCGGCCCCTTCACCGAGCAACCCCTCGGCGCCCTGCGGGCACCCTCGCTGCGGCTGCTCCCGCTGCCCGCCCCGGCGTCGGCCCGACCGGGCACGCCGCTCGCGGTGGCCCTGGGCAGCGACGCCCGGCCGGTCACCACGGTCTGGCTGGTCGACGCCGACGGCGGCGCCCCGAGGCAGGCCGCCGAGTTGCCCGGACTCTTCGGCGGCGGCATCTGGCTGGACCGCGACGGGCGGCTGCTCGCCCTGGACCGGATCGCCGACGGCCTGGTCCGGACCGTGGTGCTGGACCTCGCCGACGGCAGCGTGTCGCCCCTGCTGGAGATCGCCGAGAGCAGCAATGACCGCCTGGTGCTCTTCGACCCCGACACCCGGCTGACCGTGGTCCGCAGCGACGCACCCGGCGCCGACCGGCTGGGCTGGGGTGTCCTCGGCGACGGGCAGCCGCTGCGCTTCCCCGAGTGCCTGCACCCGTCCCGAGCCCTGCTGCGCCCGATCGCCGTGGAGCCCGCCACCGACAGGGCGGCGGCCGAACTGCGGGTCGCCGTACAGCTCGACCGGGGGGCCGGTTCCACGCTGGCGGTGTGGCGGCCGGCGGGCGGCGGCCTCGATCCACTGCCGATCCCGCCCGGTCGGCTCGGCGCGGTGGCGCACTGGTCACCGGCGGGTCTGCGGCTGCCGTACTCGGCTCCGGACCGCCCCGCCGCGCTGGCGACCCTGGACGTGGACGCGCTGCGGGCGCCGTCCGGGTTCCCGGCCGGGTGGCGGCTGGACTCCAGTGCCGAGCCCGGCGACGGCGGCCGATGGCACCCGGCCACCACCGCCGAACTGCCGGGCGCGGCAGGGCCGGTGGAGGCGGTGGTCTACGGCGGCGACGGCTGGGCCACCGCCCCGCACCTGGTGGTGGCGCTGCACGGCGGTCCGGCGGACGCCTGGCGGCTGGAGTTCGACCCGACCCTGCAACGGCTGGCCGCCCAGGGGCTGGCGGTGGCCGCCCCCAACCAGCGGGGCAGCAGCGGCTACGGGCCGGACCACGCCACCTGCCTGAACGGCGCCTGGGGCGGCCCGGATCTGGAGGACGTCCTCGCCCTGCTCGCGGACCTGGCGGCCCGCCGCGCCGCTCTCGGTCTGGAGCCGCCCGCCCTCTTCGGGATCAGCTATGGCGCCTTCCTGGCCCTGCTGGCGACCTGCCATGCACCCGCCGGACAGGTGGCGCGCTGCGCGGTGGTGGCGCCGTTCCTCTCCGGTGCCCGGCTGCTCGCCGAGGCGTCCGCCCCGGTGCGGGCGCTGATCGCCAGGCTCGGCGGCGGCGACCCGATCGACGACGACCGGGGGCCGCGCGATGTCCTGCGGCTCTGCCATCGCATCGGCGCTCCGCTGCTGATGGTGCACGGCGACCGCGACGAGGTGGTCCCGGTCGGCCAGTCCCGGCTGCTGCGGCAGCAGTTGCTGCGGGTCGGGCGGGTGGAGGGCAGGGACTTCCGGTATGTGGAGGCGGCGGGGTCGGGCCACGAGGTGCTGGCGGAGGGCGGCGCACCGGTGCTGCGGGAGTTGCTGGCGGCGTTTCTGCGTACCGGGCGTCCGGCCTGA
- a CDS encoding LysE family translocator encodes MLNPKVGVFYVAVLPQFIPASAPHLPMGVLLSCVHVAEGLLWSAVLVGFAHTVRGWLLRPAARRLLDRITGLVVVGFGVRLAAGD; translated from the coding sequence CTGCTCAACCCCAAGGTGGGCGTCTTCTACGTCGCCGTACTCCCCCAGTTCATCCCCGCCTCGGCGCCGCATCTGCCGATGGGTGTGCTGCTCAGCTGCGTCCATGTCGCCGAGGGGCTGCTCTGGTCCGCCGTCCTGGTCGGCTTCGCCCACACGGTGCGCGGCTGGCTGCTCCGCCCGGCGGCCCGGCGGCTGCTGGACCGGATCACCGGGCTGGTCGTCGTCGGTTTCGGGGTGCGTCTGGCCGCCGGCGACTGA
- a CDS encoding class I SAM-dependent methyltransferase — MAHHPRQTTGTVPRPAPEVVASFEAATGFMPLDEGLALYAAAVDAAARTGLPLLEIGTYCGRSAILLAAAARDAGTVALTVDHHRGSEEQQPGWEYHDASLVDPEVGRMDTLPRFRRTLHAAGLEDHVIALVGRSPQVAAVWGAPVGLVFIDGGHTDEHATADYEGWVPHLAGDGLLVVHDVFPDPADGGQAPYRVYRRALAEGFAEVSVTGSLRVLRRRAR; from the coding sequence ATGGCGCACCACCCCCGGCAGACCACCGGCACCGTCCCCCGGCCGGCGCCGGAGGTGGTGGCGTCATTCGAGGCGGCGACCGGCTTCATGCCGCTGGACGAGGGTCTGGCGCTGTATGCGGCGGCGGTGGACGCCGCCGCCCGTACGGGACTGCCGCTGCTGGAGATCGGCACCTACTGCGGGCGCTCCGCCATCCTGCTCGCCGCCGCCGCGCGGGACGCCGGCACGGTCGCGCTGACGGTGGACCACCACCGGGGGTCCGAGGAGCAGCAGCCGGGCTGGGAGTACCACGACGCCTCCCTGGTCGACCCCGAGGTGGGCCGGATGGACACCCTGCCGCGCTTCCGCCGCACCCTGCACGCGGCCGGACTTGAGGACCATGTGATCGCCCTGGTCGGGCGGTCGCCGCAGGTGGCGGCGGTGTGGGGGGCACCGGTGGGGCTGGTCTTCATCGACGGCGGCCACACCGACGAGCACGCCACCGCCGACTACGAGGGCTGGGTGCCGCACCTGGCCGGGGACGGCCTGCTGGTGGTGCACGACGTCTTCCCCGACCCGGCCGACGGCGGCCAGGCACCGTACCGGGTCTACCGGCGGGCCCTGGCCGAGGGCTTCGCGGAGGTCTCGGTGACCGGGTCACTGCGGGTGCTGCGCCGCCGGGCCCGCTGA
- a CDS encoding NUDIX hydrolase — protein sequence MRTPRRAARIAVLDPAGAIFMFRYDNEEVGVHWAMPGGGLEPGESPRQGAARELREETGWTDIAPGPVWFSWEHDYTRAGVPVRQYEQVFLAQGPRRDPVGDLAAAHAEDGILRGRWWTPADLAGDTEPLWPPQLPALLARLREEGPPSAPVDLGHVRDAAPPIAGS from the coding sequence ATGCGGACACCCAGGAGAGCAGCGAGAATCGCGGTGCTGGACCCGGCCGGGGCGATCTTCATGTTCCGGTATGACAACGAGGAGGTCGGCGTCCACTGGGCGATGCCCGGAGGCGGCCTGGAGCCGGGGGAGAGCCCCCGGCAAGGGGCGGCGCGCGAACTGCGCGAGGAGACCGGCTGGACCGACATCGCACCCGGACCGGTCTGGTTCAGCTGGGAGCACGACTACACCAGGGCCGGGGTCCCGGTGCGCCAGTACGAGCAGGTCTTCCTCGCCCAGGGCCCGCGCCGGGACCCGGTGGGCGACCTCGCCGCCGCGCATGCGGAGGACGGAATCCTGCGCGGGCGCTGGTGGACCCCGGCCGACCTGGCCGGTGACACCGAGCCGCTGTGGCCCCCGCAGCTTCCCGCCCTGCTCGCACGGCTGCGGGAGGAGGGCCCGCCCTCGGCGCCCGTCGACCTCGGCCATGTCCGCGACGCGGCCCCGCCGATCGCCGGGAGCTGA
- a CDS encoding N-acetylmuramoyl-L-alanine amidase, giving the protein MAVAVLAPTCFAGWLGWHAVAGGGGTGGRTAAASTPAASTPAASAVPPPPATSEPPSASPSPSPSESKGQGQGQGAAPAGRPLAGRTVVLDPGHNPGNGAHPAEINRRVDIGSARKECDTTGTETDDGYPEASFTLDVVRRVRTILEAEGARVVLTQDGDRAWGPCIDERAAAGNRVHADAAVSVHGDGAPASAHGFHVILPARVVSGAADTTPITGPSRTLGLRLRDSFAAATGEPFSTYLGHDGIDVRDDLGGLNLSKVPKVFIECGNMRNSADARRMKDPEWRKRAAQGIADGLTAFLTGPGR; this is encoded by the coding sequence ATGGCCGTGGCGGTACTGGCGCCCACCTGCTTCGCCGGCTGGCTCGGCTGGCACGCGGTGGCGGGCGGCGGCGGCACGGGCGGCCGGACCGCCGCCGCGTCCACCCCTGCCGCGTCCACCCCTGCCGCGTCCGCCGTCCCACCGCCGCCCGCCACCTCGGAGCCCCCGTCGGCGTCGCCCTCCCCGTCGCCGTCCGAGTCCAAGGGCCAGGGCCAGGGCCAGGGCGCGGCCCCCGCAGGGCGCCCGCTGGCGGGCCGTACGGTCGTGCTGGACCCGGGCCACAACCCGGGCAATGGCGCGCATCCGGCGGAGATCAACCGCAGGGTCGACATCGGCAGTGCCCGCAAGGAGTGCGACACCACCGGTACCGAGACCGATGACGGCTACCCGGAGGCGTCCTTCACGCTGGACGTGGTGCGGCGGGTCCGGACCATCCTGGAGGCGGAGGGCGCCCGGGTGGTGCTGACCCAGGACGGCGACCGCGCCTGGGGGCCGTGCATCGACGAGCGGGCCGCCGCCGGCAACCGGGTGCACGCCGACGCCGCCGTGTCGGTGCACGGCGACGGGGCTCCGGCCTCGGCGCACGGCTTCCATGTGATCCTCCCGGCCCGGGTGGTGTCGGGCGCGGCGGACACCACGCCGATCACCGGTCCGTCGCGCACGCTGGGGCTGCGGCTGCGGGACAGCTTCGCGGCGGCGACCGGCGAACCGTTCTCCACCTATCTGGGCCATGACGGCATCGACGTCCGCGACGATCTGGGCGGGCTGAACCTGTCGAAGGTGCCCAAGGTGTTCATCGAGTGCGGCAATATGCGCAATTCCGCAGACGCCCGGCGCATGAAGGATCCCGAGTGGCGCAAGCGCGCGGCACAGGGCATCGCGGACGGCCTCACCGCCTTCCTCACCGGGCCGGGTCGCTAG
- a CDS encoding prenyltransferase, giving the protein MTAAEEAAVPDALVLPGVLDAAQAAATVRTILADQRPDGAIPWFTGGHLDPWDHTEAAMALDAAGEHQAAEAAYHWLAAAQNADGSWYASYTDGVPDNRAKETNFCAYIAVGAWHHHLATGDDIFLDRIWPAVRRAIDFVVGLQLPGGAISWRQEEDGTTAGDALLTGSSSILHALRCALAVADHLEEPQPDWELAAGRLAHAIAHHPERFLDKSRYSMDWYYPVLGTALRGAAAERRMAEGWDRFVVQGLGVRCVSDRPWVTGGESAELALALWAVGQSDRAVDILRWIGHLRHPDGSYWTGYVFEDDAVWPEERTTWTAGSLLLAVAALGGDHATATVFGGDQLPPGLAVADCCEAARDGSRT; this is encoded by the coding sequence ATGACCGCCGCCGAGGAGGCGGCCGTCCCCGACGCGCTGGTGCTGCCCGGCGTCCTGGACGCCGCCCAGGCCGCCGCCACCGTCCGGACCATCCTCGCCGACCAGCGGCCGGACGGCGCCATCCCCTGGTTCACCGGCGGCCACCTCGACCCCTGGGACCACACCGAGGCCGCGATGGCACTCGACGCCGCCGGCGAGCACCAGGCCGCCGAGGCCGCCTACCACTGGCTGGCCGCCGCCCAGAACGCCGACGGCTCCTGGTACGCCTCCTACACCGACGGCGTCCCCGACAACCGGGCCAAGGAGACCAACTTCTGCGCCTACATCGCCGTCGGCGCCTGGCACCACCACCTGGCCACCGGCGACGACATCTTCCTGGACCGGATCTGGCCCGCCGTACGCCGCGCCATCGACTTCGTCGTCGGCCTGCAACTGCCCGGCGGCGCGATCAGCTGGCGCCAGGAGGAGGACGGCACCACGGCCGGCGACGCCCTGCTCACCGGCTCCTCCAGCATCCTGCACGCCCTCCGCTGCGCCCTCGCCGTCGCCGACCACCTGGAGGAGCCCCAGCCCGACTGGGAACTCGCCGCCGGCCGGCTCGCCCACGCCATCGCCCACCACCCCGAGCGGTTCCTGGACAAGAGCCGCTACTCGATGGACTGGTACTACCCCGTCCTCGGCACCGCGCTGCGCGGCGCCGCCGCCGAACGGCGCATGGCGGAGGGCTGGGACCGCTTTGTCGTCCAGGGCCTCGGTGTGCGATGCGTCTCCGACCGGCCCTGGGTCACCGGCGGCGAGAGCGCCGAACTGGCGCTGGCGCTCTGGGCGGTGGGCCAGTCCGACCGGGCGGTGGACATCCTGCGCTGGATCGGGCACCTGCGCCACCCGGACGGCTCCTACTGGACCGGCTATGTCTTCGAGGACGACGCCGTCTGGCCGGAGGAGCGCACCACCTGGACCGCCGGGTCACTGCTGCTGGCCGTCGCCGCGCTCGGCGGCGACCATGCCACCGCCACCGTCTTCGGCGGCGACCAACTGCCGCCGGGGCTGGCCGTGGCGGACTGCTGCGAGGCCGCCCGGGACGGCAGCCGCACCTGA
- a CDS encoding class I SAM-dependent methyltransferase, which produces MLTVDFSRFPLAPGDRVLDLGCGGGRHAFECYRRGAQVIALDRNAEEIAEVRKWFAAMEEAGEAPAGATATAMEGDALALPFEDETFDRVIISEVMEHIPDDIGVLAEMVRVLKPGGLIAVTVPRWLPEKICWALSDAYHEVEGGHIRIYRGDELLAKMRGAGLRPYGTHHAHGLHSPYWWLKCAFGVDNDGALPVKLYHKLLVWDIVKRPLATRLAESALDPLIGKSFVAYAAKPHRPAEPEHAAEPQQPAEPEQPAEPQQVAAESGA; this is translated from the coding sequence GTGCTGACCGTCGACTTCTCCCGCTTCCCACTCGCCCCCGGCGACCGGGTGCTCGACCTGGGCTGCGGCGGCGGCCGGCACGCCTTCGAGTGCTACCGGCGCGGTGCCCAGGTCATCGCGCTCGACCGGAACGCGGAGGAGATCGCCGAGGTCAGGAAGTGGTTCGCGGCCATGGAGGAGGCCGGTGAGGCCCCCGCCGGAGCCACCGCCACCGCCATGGAGGGCGACGCCCTGGCGCTGCCCTTCGAGGACGAGACCTTCGACCGGGTCATCATCTCCGAGGTGATGGAGCACATCCCGGACGACATCGGCGTCCTCGCCGAGATGGTCCGGGTGCTCAAGCCCGGCGGCCTGATCGCCGTCACCGTGCCCCGCTGGCTGCCCGAGAAGATCTGCTGGGCGCTCTCCGACGCGTACCACGAGGTCGAGGGCGGCCATATCCGCATCTACCGGGGCGACGAGCTGCTGGCGAAGATGCGCGGCGCCGGGCTGCGGCCCTACGGCACCCACCACGCCCATGGCCTGCACTCCCCGTACTGGTGGCTCAAGTGCGCCTTCGGCGTCGACAACGACGGCGCGCTGCCGGTGAAGCTCTACCACAAGCTGCTGGTCTGGGACATCGTCAAGCGCCCGCTGGCCACCCGGCTCGCCGAGTCCGCGCTGGATCCGCTGATCGGCAAGAGCTTCGTCGCCTACGCCGCCAAACCGCACCGGCCCGCCGAGCCTGAGCACGCCGCCGAGCCGCAGCAGCCCGCCGAGCCCGAGCAGCCCGCCGAGCCGCAGCAGGTCGCCGCCGAGAGCGGCGCATGA
- a CDS encoding glycosyltransferase family 4 protein has protein sequence MTAQTRSSGQQLSGPQDSRHRAAQEAERPLRVALLSYKGNPFCGGQGVYVRHLSRELARLGHRVEVLGGQPYPVLDQVDGPGSVTFTEIPSLDLYRQPDPFRTPRPGEYRDAVDLLEVATMWTGGFPEPLTFSLRARRFLAARRGRYDVVHDNQTLGYGLLGLERHGFPLVTTVHHPVTVDRELELESAADLKRRLSLRRWYAFTRMQKRVARRLDHIVTVSGSSKDEIGHHLGVDPARIAVVPIGADTRLWSPDPAVPVVPGRIVTTSSADVPLKGLVFLVEALAKVRTERDAHLVVVGSSREDGPVAEAIRRLGLEPHVTFRSGIGDGELVDLYRSAEVACVPSLYEGFSLPAAEAMATGTALVATTGGAIPEVSGRHGETCLAVPPGDPGALAAALGRLLDDPALRARLGAAGRERVLARFTWERAAALTADRYRAAIATGAGQRARAGRGWRYV, from the coding sequence GTGACCGCGCAGACGCGATCGTCGGGGCAGCAGCTCTCCGGTCCGCAGGATTCGCGGCACCGGGCGGCGCAGGAGGCCGAACGGCCGCTCCGGGTCGCGCTGCTGTCGTACAAGGGAAACCCGTTCTGCGGCGGCCAGGGCGTCTATGTACGCCACCTCTCCCGCGAGCTGGCCCGGCTCGGCCACCGGGTCGAGGTGCTCGGCGGGCAGCCGTACCCGGTGCTGGACCAGGTCGACGGGCCCGGGTCGGTCACCTTCACCGAGATCCCCAGCCTGGACCTGTACCGCCAGCCCGACCCCTTCCGCACCCCGCGCCCCGGCGAGTACCGCGACGCGGTGGACCTGCTGGAGGTCGCCACCATGTGGACCGGCGGCTTCCCCGAGCCGCTGACCTTCTCGCTGCGCGCCCGCCGCTTCCTCGCCGCCCGCCGGGGCCGCTATGACGTCGTGCACGACAACCAGACCCTCGGCTACGGCCTGCTCGGCCTGGAGCGGCACGGCTTCCCGCTGGTCACCACCGTCCACCACCCGGTCACCGTCGACCGCGAACTGGAACTGGAGTCCGCCGCCGACCTCAAGCGGCGGCTCTCGCTGCGCCGCTGGTACGCCTTCACCCGGATGCAGAAGCGGGTCGCCCGGCGGCTGGACCACATCGTCACCGTCTCCGGTTCCTCCAAGGACGAGATCGGCCACCACCTCGGCGTGGACCCGGCCCGCATCGCCGTGGTGCCCATCGGCGCCGACACCCGCCTCTGGTCGCCCGACCCGGCCGTGCCGGTGGTGCCCGGCCGGATCGTCACCACCTCCAGCGCCGATGTGCCGCTGAAGGGCCTGGTCTTCCTGGTCGAGGCGCTGGCCAAGGTCCGCACCGAGCGCGACGCCCACCTGGTGGTGGTCGGCAGCAGCCGCGAGGACGGCCCGGTCGCCGAGGCGATCCGCCGACTCGGCCTGGAACCGCATGTCACCTTCCGCAGCGGCATCGGCGACGGCGAACTGGTCGACCTCTACCGCTCCGCCGAGGTCGCCTGCGTGCCCTCCCTGTACGAGGGCTTCTCGCTCCCCGCCGCCGAGGCCATGGCCACCGGCACCGCGCTGGTCGCCACCACCGGCGGCGCCATCCCCGAGGTGTCCGGCCGCCACGGGGAGACCTGCCTCGCCGTACCGCCCGGCGACCCCGGCGCCCTGGCCGCCGCCCTCGGCCGGCTGCTGGACGACCCTGCGCTGCGCGCCCGCCTCGGCGCCGCCGGCCGTGAGCGGGTGCTGGCCCGCTTCACCTGGGAGCGGGCCGCCGCCCTCACCGCCGACCGCTACCGCGCGGCCATCGCCACCGGCGCCGGGCAGCGGGCCAGAGCCGGCCGGGGCTGGCGCTACGTCTGA
- a CDS encoding TetR family transcriptional regulator — translation MTTSAIQAARAAGPPLTERQEQRRRRILRTAAALACRGGFDAVQMREVAETSGVALGTLYRYFPSKIHLLVATMQAQLERMLDQLRRHPPTGDDPGERVTATLMRAFHALQREPQLAEAMVRALTFADRSVSAEVDQVCRLTTAIIVDAMGQDRPPTAGQRAAVRVIEHTWQSALVTWLSGRSSIAEVRSDLETAARLLTLE, via the coding sequence ATGACGACCAGCGCCATCCAGGCTGCCAGGGCCGCCGGACCGCCGCTCACCGAACGGCAGGAGCAGCGGCGTCGCCGGATCCTGCGCACGGCGGCCGCGCTCGCCTGCCGGGGCGGCTTCGACGCGGTGCAGATGCGGGAGGTCGCGGAGACCTCGGGAGTGGCCCTGGGCACGCTCTACCGCTACTTCCCCTCCAAGATCCATCTGCTGGTCGCCACCATGCAGGCGCAGTTGGAGCGGATGCTGGACCAGCTGCGCCGCCACCCGCCCACCGGGGACGACCCGGGCGAGCGGGTCACCGCCACCCTGATGCGCGCCTTCCATGCGCTGCAACGCGAACCGCAGCTCGCCGAGGCCATGGTGCGGGCGCTGACCTTCGCCGACCGGTCGGTCAGCGCCGAGGTCGACCAGGTCTGCCGGCTGACCACCGCGATCATCGTGGACGCCATGGGCCAGGACCGGCCGCCGACGGCGGGGCAGCGTGCCGCCGTCCGGGTGATCGAGCACACCTGGCAGTCGGCCCTGGTCACCTGGCTGTCGGGGCGGTCCTCCATCGCCGAGGTCCGCTCCGACCTGGAGACCGCCGCCCGGCTGCTGACCCTGGAGTGA
- a CDS encoding prenyltransferase/squalene oxidase repeat-containing protein, with translation MLSAAVRAGAVLASAVLLAGTAAAPALADDTASPEASPSAVAVPAGLYGKDDPTYDGVWRQSLALLALHTAEVAPADEAVRWLVGQQCEDGGWPSFRADTEADCTAATEDSNATALAVQALTALGGHTTAAAKGVTWIRRHQNSDGGWSYNPGGASDANSTGLAVNALIAAGADPAQVRKRGRSGYDGLASFQLGCDAPAAQRGAFAYQPGKSGGLDANDFASAQAALAAAGSALPVAPVTRREQPAAPPSCKDGAKGAVPQRQSAEAAAHFLVQRLADGKQRLMQTLPGADPAPDYNATSWAVLSLVAAGHPDQASDAADWLAGNGYSWMRGEQGVNPSAAATLLLVARATGLDPYNFGGSNVVQMLINSGPAPAAVPSAAASAASAAPDATLAPGSSVTGTDEDENGGFSPVWLIAMVLVVLVGGGVFLRLNRRNGATAARAAAEAPEQTTPAPAPAPGEDR, from the coding sequence ATGCTCTCCGCCGCCGTCCGCGCGGGCGCCGTGCTCGCCTCCGCCGTGCTCCTCGCCGGCACCGCCGCCGCCCCGGCCCTGGCCGATGACACCGCTTCCCCGGAGGCGTCCCCGTCGGCGGTGGCCGTACCGGCCGGCCTCTACGGCAAGGACGACCCCACGTACGACGGGGTCTGGCGGCAGTCGCTGGCCCTGCTGGCCCTGCACACCGCCGAGGTCGCGCCCGCCGACGAGGCGGTCCGCTGGCTCGTCGGGCAGCAGTGCGAGGACGGCGGCTGGCCGTCCTTCCGGGCCGACACCGAGGCGGACTGCACCGCCGCCACCGAGGACAGCAACGCCACCGCGCTCGCCGTACAGGCGCTGACCGCCCTCGGCGGCCACACCACCGCCGCCGCCAAGGGCGTCACCTGGATCAGGCGCCACCAGAACTCCGACGGCGGCTGGTCGTACAACCCCGGCGGCGCCAGCGACGCCAACTCCACCGGACTGGCCGTCAATGCGCTGATCGCCGCCGGGGCCGACCCGGCGCAGGTGCGCAAGCGCGGCCGGAGCGGCTACGACGGCCTGGCCTCCTTCCAGCTCGGCTGCGACGCACCCGCCGCGCAGCGCGGTGCCTTCGCCTACCAGCCCGGCAAGTCGGGCGGGCTGGACGCCAATGACTTCGCCTCCGCCCAGGCGGCGCTGGCCGCCGCCGGCAGCGCGCTGCCGGTGGCCCCGGTGACCCGCCGGGAGCAGCCGGCCGCCCCGCCGAGCTGCAAGGACGGCGCCAAGGGCGCGGTGCCGCAGCGGCAGTCCGCCGAGGCCGCCGCGCACTTCCTGGTCCAGCGGCTGGCCGACGGCAAGCAGCGGCTGATGCAGACGCTGCCCGGCGCCGACCCCGCGCCGGACTACAACGCCACCTCCTGGGCCGTGCTGAGCCTGGTCGCGGCCGGCCACCCGGACCAGGCGTCCGACGCCGCCGACTGGCTGGCCGGCAACGGCTACAGCTGGATGCGGGGCGAGCAGGGTGTCAACCCGTCCGCCGCCGCCACGCTGCTGCTGGTCGCCCGGGCGACCGGGCTCGACCCGTACAACTTCGGTGGCAGCAATGTCGTCCAGATGCTGATCAACTCCGGTCCGGCGCCCGCCGCCGTGCCGTCCGCCGCCGCGTCGGCCGCCTCCGCCGCGCCCGACGCCACCCTGGCGCCGGGCTCCTCGGTGACCGGCACCGACGAGGACGAGAACGGCGGCTTCTCCCCGGTGTGGCTGATCGCCATGGTCCTGGTCGTCCTGGTCGGCGGCGGGGTGTTCCTCCGCCTCAACCGCAGGAACGGCGCCACGGCCGCGCGGGCCGCCGCCGAGGCCCCGGAGCAGACCACCCCCGCCCCGGCCCCGGCCCCCGGCGAGGACCGGTGA
- a CDS encoding SCO2322 family protein has protein sequence MTPLPTAGPHRAGSRAAMRHTPGLVLVLAGLLALPLLGATPAHATGYRYWSFWDWSQGAWTYQQQGPATYRPLDGGVDGWRFAVSPDGGSDAARPRAAGDFAAICATTPPRDGRKRVAVVLDFGTPADAPSGERPPERRTLCAVVPTDASSAEVLAAAVPPLRYNTGGVLCAITGYPRQGCGEVVAPTGGTGGTSADGGGGDDDGGGGGPVLGLALGGGLIALVAVGAAVQARRRRTR, from the coding sequence GTGACCCCGCTGCCGACGGCCGGGCCCCACCGGGCGGGCAGCCGCGCCGCGATGCGGCACACGCCGGGCCTGGTGCTGGTGCTGGCCGGCCTGCTGGCGCTGCCGCTGCTCGGCGCGACGCCCGCGCACGCCACCGGATACCGCTACTGGTCCTTCTGGGACTGGTCCCAGGGCGCCTGGACATACCAGCAGCAGGGCCCGGCGACCTACCGCCCGCTGGACGGCGGCGTGGACGGCTGGCGGTTCGCGGTCAGCCCCGACGGCGGCAGCGACGCCGCCCGGCCCCGCGCGGCGGGCGACTTCGCGGCGATCTGCGCCACCACCCCGCCCCGCGACGGCCGCAAGCGCGTCGCCGTGGTCCTGGACTTCGGCACCCCGGCCGACGCCCCGTCGGGCGAGCGGCCCCCGGAGCGGCGCACCCTGTGCGCGGTGGTGCCGACCGACGCCAGCAGCGCCGAGGTGCTGGCCGCCGCCGTCCCGCCGCTGCGCTACAACACCGGCGGCGTGCTCTGCGCCATCACCGGCTACCCCCGTCAGGGCTGCGGCGAGGTGGTCGCCCCGACCGGCGGCACCGGCGGCACCAGCGCTGACGGCGGCGGCGGTGACGACGACGGCGGAGGAGGCGGCCCGGTGCTGGGACTGGCGCTGGGCGGCGGGTTGATCGCGCTGGTCGCGGTCGGCGCCGCCGTACAGGCCCGCCGCCGGCGCACCCGCTGA